The Arcobacter roscoffensis genome segment AAAAACTATACTAGCAACTATCTCTACAGGAGAATATGACACTACAAAAATGTTACTTGCCTTAACAGACAAGTTCCCTAGTCTTACGGTAATAGATGTGAAGAGTTTATTTGAGTCATTTGCCACGGTGGTTGATGATGTGGCAGCTATCACTGAAAAGATGAGTTTTTACTCTATAGCTATTGGACTTCTAATGAGTTTTATCATCATTCAGTATCAAATGAACTTACAAAAAAACAATATCCTAAGACTAAAGATGATAGGTATAAAAAATAAGACTATTAAAAATTCATTTTTATTGGAGTTTGGGCTGATAGCACTTAGTGCAAGTAGTATAGGTATCATACTTGGAAGTGTTGGTTCGTACTTTATAAGTAGTTTACTTTTTGAGTCTTATTGGGATTTTAGAGCTGATATACTAGTGCTTTATTTCTTACTAATACCAATACTTACTATTTTAGTTGTAAACTTCTTTACATCTAAAATCATACATCAAAAAGAGAATGTACTTTTTGGTGAGTAAAAAAGGGGTTTCAAGGTTTTACTCTATACAAAACCTGCCCTACAAAAAAGGCAAGTAAAACACATAAAGACATAAGAGCAGAGAAGAAACTCTTAGGTTTTTTCTTGTGTTGTCTTTGATACTTGTGTATATACATCCACTTTTTTACAAGATAAAAAACAAATCCATCAGCAAAACTAAAATGCTTTAGCAAAAATATCACAGGAGCTAAAACAAACAAATATCCCCTAAAAGTAAGCTCATCATAAAGTGAAGCCACCTCAACAGTCTCAAACTCATACTCTTCATCACTTAGGTATTTTTTACTATTTAAAACACTACAAATAGTCTCTCTTTTCTTCACCCTATCCAAATCAATATGAACTCTTTTTTTATAAAGAAGTGAGCCAACAAGAGAAATAATAAAGCAAAAAAGTAACCAGATAGTAAATAGTGGTATGCTTATGAGGTAGGCTGTTGTTTTTTGTTTGAGTGTCATATATTACTTTATTTTTAGTTTATTATCTACTCTTGCTCTTACTGTAGAATCTAAAGGCATAATTCAATCCTCTTTATTTTTATAAATTGTAGTACCTTTATACTACAAAGTCAATATTATGGATTGTTTTAAAATAGGTTCTACATTTGTCTGATTTAGGGTTGACATATCATGAAGTCCATTAGGGTCAATCAAAGAATATATTACATTGGAATGCATTCCAACTTCAGCATTTTCTTTTCTTACAAGATTTACTATATTATAATCATTTAATCCACGCTGTTTTTGTTTTTCTTGCTCAGATAAAAACATATTAACCTTATTAAAAAAATCAATATATATATATGGATTTTATATTTTCATTATCTGTATTCATCTTTTTTCTAATCCCTTTAATAATTATTTAAATTAAGAAGTATAATATCTGACAACTTCTATCCTTACCTATAATAATTATCCTAAATTAATAACCTTATTTTTTCGTACTAACATCAAAATTAACTTTTATCTATAAATCTATTTAGTACTAGTTTTATTTTCTATTTTTTCATTAGATATAATACTTTTGATATATTTAACGCCACCTAGTTCTTCAAAATCTTTATATGCACTCACAAGGGATATCAATGCTATTGCAATAGCAATTTTTGTTAATCTCTTAGTTTTTTTATTAAATTCTAAATTTTCTAGATTCCTTCTCTCTTCATCTTTTTCTTTTTCTTTAAGATACTCATCTTTTTGTTTTCGATATCGTCTTTCTTCTTCCTTCCTCTCTTTATCTTTATCTTCTTGTATCTTTCGATATCTTTTTTCTTCTTCTAATCTTTTTTCTTCTTTTTCTTTTTTTTCAATATCTCTATTATTGAATTCAATTAAATTGACTAAATCTTCTACTTGTGACTTCATTTCTCTATGATTATGTTCAACTGAATATATTTCTTTTAAATATGGCCATATATTATATAACTGATGCCATCTATAATCTATAGGATTATAAAAGAAATATTTTAAATCAAAAATGTATATATCTCTTCGCAACTCTAACATTTTTTTATTTTGTTCATTATCCAAAGACTTCGATACTTCATACATTAAACGTTCCGTATACATATTATAAACGTGAGCCAAAAGATATAAAATATTTATTCTTAAAAATTTATCTAATTGAGCTTTTTTTGTTGAGCTTTTTGAATTATCAAAGTTATTTTTACATACAAATGTATTTTCTGAAAATGTTACTTCTATATCTACATTTTTGTAAGTATTAAACTCTAAAAACTTTAAACTCTTACTTCCTCTTAATAAATAACTAATTTGTTCGTCATTTAAA includes the following:
- a CDS encoding PD-(D/E)XK nuclease family protein, which produces MFLSEQEKQKQRGLNDYNIVNLVRKENAEVGMHSNVIYSLIDPNGLHDMSTLNQTNVEPILKQSIILTL